A segment of the Ruegeria sp. AD91A genome:
GTTTGGCGAAACCCGCGAGCAGAGGCTTTACGTGCAGTCGGTGCTGCTTTTTGCACATGGCATTCTGGCCGGGGGCGTTCCTGAATTTCAGGCGGCGCATCCTCAGATCAACCTTTCGCTTTCGACGGGCAATGGTGTGTCGGACTTTGCCAATCGGTTTACTGACCTTCAGATCGTGTTCGGTAACCCTGCTCTGTTCGGCTCGGAAAGTGACGAGTTGATGCGCGAACATCTCTATCCCATCGCCCCAACTGAGATTGCTGCTCAGATTCAAGCACCAGAGGACTTGTTCAAGTTCACCTTGGTCGAAGTTTCGACGCACCGTGCAAGTTGGCCGCATTGGTTCGAACACCTGCGGCTGCCAGCGGGACAGGCACGATACTTCTTTGCCGACAATTCGGTGATGGCGGCAGAGCTCTGCGCCAGCGGATGCGGCATTGCATTGGCGCGCGCGCCGGCATCAGATCGGATTATGAAGCTGTCCGGTTTGATCCCCTGCCTGCCAGACATCTCATGTCCGGGGCAAGAAGCCTATCACCTGGTCTACCCTTCCCGAACGGCGCTGCGCCCGGCAGCGCGTACGTTTCGCGATTGGCTGATGGGCTACAGCCCCGCCGTCCAGACGCGGTAACGCCCCTGCCCGGTGACCTCGCGAACCAGACCCCGCTGCGCGAACAGGTCGAAGTTGCGCTGTACCGCCGCACGAGAAGCCTTGGTCAGTTCTTCGGCCAACGGCGCTGACACCATGGGCCAAGCTGTCAAAGCGTCGATCAGGCGCGGTGGGGTGCGACCGCTCAGATCCTGCGTGACCTCTCTGGCCTTGTCCTCCCAGGCGCTGATCCGGTCCAGATGCAACAACCCTGCAAGGGCAGCCTGCCCTGCCCCAAGAATCCAAGCACTCAGTTTTTCCGTCGGATCCCCCGATCCGCGCAGCGCGCCGGGCCCGGACAAGGCCAACGGCATGAACAGCGCACCGCCACGCCCCATGGACGCTGCATGCCGCGCGGCAATGACGGCTGCTTCCGTGTCCTGTCCAATGCCTTGTGACACCGCCCGCCACGCATGAAACGC
Coding sequences within it:
- a CDS encoding LysR family transcriptional regulator; the protein is MNTRVPSLNWLRVFEAAARTESFARAATQLNMTPAAVSQQVKALETRLGTPLFHRHAHAVTLTETGRAYLPSVQQSLLMLETATTGLFGETREQRLYVQSVLLFAHGILAGGVPEFQAAHPQINLSLSTGNGVSDFANRFTDLQIVFGNPALFGSESDELMREHLYPIAPTEIAAQIQAPEDLFKFTLVEVSTHRASWPHWFEHLRLPAGQARYFFADNSVMAAELCASGCGIALARAPASDRIMKLSGLIPCLPDISCPGQEAYHLVYPSRTALRPAARTFRDWLMGYSPAVQTR